One Roseomonas sp. OT10 DNA window includes the following coding sequences:
- a CDS encoding enoyl-CoA hydratase/isomerase family protein, with product MSDTPEPSIIAKVEGAAGTILMNRPRALNALDQGMIDGIAEALARFRDDPAVKLVILEGAGGRAFCAGGDVRSIRNAAVARDDATVRRFFAAEYAVNRAIAEFPKPWISLIDGVCMGGGIGVSVHGSHRVVTEHALLAMPETAIALFPDVGTSYVLPRLPHALGNWLALTGARLKGGEAVEAGLATHFCPRADLPALRAALLDGDAHAVATHSHPVDPGAVTAQAGEIERCFGGGTVPRILEALEGEDTGWAREQIAILRRMSPTSLCVTRELLRRGGGHTLADCLAMELALTGPVTRHPDFAEGVRAVLVDKDNAPRWSPASLEEVDPAAIRAMFAAG from the coding sequence ATGTCGGACACCCCGGAACCCAGCATCATCGCCAAGGTGGAGGGGGCCGCGGGCACCATCCTGATGAACCGCCCCCGGGCGCTGAACGCCCTGGACCAGGGCATGATCGACGGGATCGCCGAGGCGCTGGCCCGCTTCCGCGACGACCCGGCGGTGAAGCTGGTCATCCTGGAAGGCGCCGGCGGCCGCGCCTTCTGCGCCGGCGGGGACGTGCGGAGCATCCGCAACGCGGCCGTCGCGCGCGACGACGCCACGGTGCGCCGCTTCTTCGCCGCCGAATACGCCGTGAACCGCGCCATCGCGGAATTCCCCAAGCCCTGGATCAGCCTGATCGACGGGGTCTGCATGGGCGGCGGCATCGGCGTCTCCGTCCATGGCAGCCACCGGGTGGTGACGGAGCACGCGCTGCTGGCCATGCCGGAGACGGCGATCGCCCTCTTCCCCGATGTCGGCACCTCCTACGTGCTGCCGCGCCTGCCGCATGCCCTGGGCAACTGGCTGGCCCTGACCGGCGCCCGGCTGAAGGGCGGCGAGGCGGTGGAGGCGGGGCTGGCCACGCATTTCTGCCCGCGCGCCGACCTGCCCGCGCTGCGCGCCGCGCTGCTGGACGGCGATGCACATGCGGTCGCGACGCACAGCCACCCGGTCGATCCCGGCGCCGTCACGGCTCAGGCCGGGGAGATCGAGCGCTGCTTCGGCGGCGGCACGGTGCCGCGCATCCTGGAGGCGCTGGAGGGCGAGGACACGGGCTGGGCGCGCGAGCAGATCGCCATCCTGCGCCGCATGTCCCCCACCAGCCTCTGCGTGACGCGCGAACTGCTGCGGCGCGGCGGCGGCCACACCCTGGCCGACTGCCTGGCCATGGAGCTGGCCCTGACCGGCCCCGTCACCCGCCACCCGGACTTCGCCGAGGGCGTGCGGGCGGTGCTGGTGGACAAGGACAACGCCCCGCGCTGGTCGCCCGCTTCGCTGGAGGAGGTCGATCCGGCGGCGATCCGGGCGATGTTCGCGGCGGGCTGA
- the speB gene encoding agmatinase, translating to MDQDRLRALREKYGEARGGDIFDPHFRRVADSVFQGERRALPYTSPATLLAAPFLAAPVPAEAGLDIALMGVPMDLGVTNRSGARFGPRAVRGVERIGPYEHVLRLAPFDGCRAADVGDVPLSSRYDVGACHADIETAVRGWVEAGTVPLVVGGDHSISQAILRAVGRDRPVGMIHIDAHCDTSGPFEGCRFHHGGPFRAAVLDGVLDPQRVIQIGIRGAAEYLWEFSFDSGMTVVHAEEFAERGVAEVLAQALAVVGDGPTYISFDIDSVDPGFAPGTGTPEVGGLAPREVLALLRGLSGVDVVGADVVEVAPQYDATSNTAHIAAQVLFTEFCLARLALDRRKARGAGRGAG from the coding sequence ATGGACCAGGACCGGCTGCGGGCACTGCGCGAGAAGTACGGCGAGGCCCGGGGTGGCGACATCTTCGACCCGCATTTCCGCCGCGTCGCCGATTCCGTCTTCCAGGGCGAGAGGCGCGCCCTGCCCTACACCTCCCCCGCCACGCTGCTCGCCGCGCCCTTCCTGGCCGCGCCGGTGCCGGCGGAGGCGGGGCTGGACATCGCGCTGATGGGGGTGCCGATGGATCTCGGCGTCACCAACCGCTCCGGCGCGCGCTTCGGCCCGCGCGCGGTGCGGGGCGTCGAGCGGATCGGGCCCTATGAGCACGTCCTCCGCCTCGCCCCCTTCGACGGCTGCCGCGCGGCCGATGTGGGGGACGTGCCGCTCTCCTCGCGCTACGACGTCGGCGCCTGCCATGCCGATATCGAGACGGCGGTGCGCGGCTGGGTCGAGGCGGGGACGGTGCCGCTGGTGGTCGGCGGCGACCACTCCATCAGCCAGGCGATCCTGCGCGCCGTGGGGCGCGACCGGCCGGTGGGGATGATCCACATCGACGCGCATTGCGACACCTCCGGCCCCTTCGAGGGCTGCCGCTTCCACCATGGCGGTCCCTTCCGGGCGGCGGTGCTGGACGGGGTGCTGGACCCGCAGCGGGTGATCCAGATCGGCATCCGGGGGGCGGCGGAGTACCTGTGGGAGTTCTCCTTCGACAGCGGCATGACCGTGGTGCACGCGGAGGAGTTCGCGGAGCGCGGCGTGGCGGAGGTGCTGGCCCAGGCGCTGGCGGTGGTGGGGGACGGCCCGACCTACATCAGCTTCGACATCGATTCCGTCGATCCCGGCTTCGCCCCCGGCACCGGCACGCCGGAGGTGGGCGGGCTGGCCCCGCGCGAGGTGCTGGCGCTGCTGCGCGGCCTCTCCGGCGTGGACGTGGTGGGCGCCGACGTGGTGGAGGTGGCGCCGCAATACGACGCTACCAGCAACACCGCCCACATCGCGGCGCAGGTGCTGTTCACCGAGTTCTGCCTCGCGCGGCTGGCGCTGGACCGGCGGAAGGCGCGCGGGGCGGGCCGGGGCGCCGGCTGA
- a CDS encoding SRPBCC domain-containing protein, producing the protein MWITVEAFIAAPIETVWRAFNDPDDILAWDASDAWRTTRAANDLRVGGRLELRIEPRHGGAGADFGATYTDVQPMRIIAWRTDAARMVRVEFREAGAGVLVRQTFEAEPEPSVEEQRRDWQSVLDGFARHARARAAHRPDPAAPSGGR; encoded by the coding sequence ATGTGGATCACCGTCGAAGCCTTCATCGCCGCCCCGATTGAGACGGTCTGGCGGGCGTTCAACGATCCGGACGACATCCTGGCCTGGGACGCCTCCGATGCCTGGCGCACGACAAGGGCCGCGAACGATCTCAGGGTCGGCGGCCGGCTCGAGCTTCGTATCGAGCCCCGGCATGGCGGGGCCGGCGCCGACTTCGGTGCGACCTATACCGACGTCCAGCCCATGCGGATCATCGCCTGGCGCACGGACGCGGCCCGGATGGTGCGCGTGGAGTTCCGGGAGGCCGGAGCAGGCGTGCTCGTCCGGCAAACCTTCGAGGCCGAGCCCGAACCCTCCGTGGAGGAGCAGCGGCGGGACTGGCAATCCGTGCTCGACGGCTTCGCGCGGCATGCCCGGGCGCGCGCCGCCCATCGCCCGGACCCGGCAGCGCCATCCGGGGGCCGCTGA
- a CDS encoding LLM class flavin-dependent oxidoreductase, whose product MKKIGFLSFGHWTPSPQSQARSASDVLLQSIELAEAAEALGADGAYFRVHHFARQLASPFPLLAAVGARTKRIEIGTGVIDMRYENPLYMAEDAGSADLIAGGRLQLGISRGSPEQVIDGWRYFGFRPAEGEDASDMARRHTEVFLDLLRGEGFAQPNPRPMFPNPPGLLRLEPHSAGLRDRIWWGSSSNATAVWAAKLGMNLQSSTLKDDETGEPFHVQQAAQIRAFRAAWKEAGHERAPRVSVSRSIFALMDDRDRMYFGRGGEEKDSIGFIDERTRAIFGRSYAAEPEALIAQLREDEAIAEADTLLLTVPNQLGVEYCAHTIEAILKHVAPALGWR is encoded by the coding sequence ATGAAGAAGATCGGCTTCCTCTCCTTCGGCCATTGGACACCCTCGCCGCAGTCCCAGGCGCGCTCCGCCTCCGACGTGCTGCTGCAATCCATCGAACTGGCCGAGGCGGCCGAGGCGCTGGGGGCGGACGGCGCCTATTTCCGCGTCCACCACTTCGCGCGCCAGCTCGCCTCGCCCTTCCCGCTGCTCGCCGCCGTGGGCGCGCGGACGAAGCGCATCGAGATCGGCACGGGCGTGATCGACATGCGCTACGAGAACCCGCTCTACATGGCCGAGGATGCGGGGTCCGCCGACCTGATCGCGGGCGGGCGGCTGCAGCTCGGCATCAGCCGCGGCTCGCCGGAGCAGGTGATCGACGGCTGGCGCTACTTCGGCTTCCGCCCCGCCGAGGGCGAGGATGCCAGCGACATGGCGCGGCGGCACACGGAGGTCTTCCTCGACCTGCTGCGCGGCGAGGGCTTCGCCCAGCCCAACCCGCGCCCGATGTTCCCCAACCCGCCCGGCCTGCTGCGGCTGGAGCCGCATTCGGCGGGGCTGCGGGATCGCATCTGGTGGGGCTCCAGCTCCAACGCCACCGCCGTCTGGGCGGCGAAGCTGGGGATGAACCTGCAAAGCTCCACCCTGAAGGACGACGAGACGGGCGAGCCCTTCCACGTGCAGCAGGCGGCGCAGATCCGCGCCTTCCGCGCGGCGTGGAAGGAGGCGGGGCACGAGCGCGCGCCGCGCGTCTCCGTCAGCCGCAGCATCTTCGCGCTGATGGACGACCGCGACCGGATGTATTTCGGGCGCGGCGGCGAGGAGAAGGATTCGATCGGCTTCATCGATGAGCGCACCCGCGCCATCTTCGGCCGCAGCTACGCCGCCGAACCGGAGGCGCTGATCGCGCAGCTGCGCGAGGACGAGGCGATCGCCGAGGCGGACACGCTGCTGCTGACCGTGCCGAACCAGCTCGGGGTGGAGTACTGCGCCCACACCATCGAGGCGATCCTGAAGCACGTCGCCCCGGCGCTCGGCTGGCGGTGA
- a CDS encoding Bug family tripartite tricarboxylate transporter substrate binding protein, producing the protein MPITRRRLGAMLPALAMPAIARAAESWPDRPVRFIVPFPPAGAADIVGRMLAAHLQGAFGKPFVVENRPGAGSSIGVDVLAKAPADGSVLGMGNIAANAILPAVQPGRLPYDPVKDFTAISNLVVTPCWLLVNPAKLDVRDVDGLVAAAKARPEAINFGSSGVGTSLHLAMEMFLLRAGIRMTHVPFNGGSPALQALLAGTVEAMVDTVATSTQLVREGRLRPLATTMPHRLADWPDLPALVERYPGTEMASWHGLLGPAGLPAPVVEKVAVETRRFLALPETVQKFRAQTLEPAPTTPAEFAAFMASEAARYREVVQKAGIRVE; encoded by the coding sequence ATGCCCATCACCCGTCGCCGCCTGGGGGCGATGCTGCCCGCCCTCGCCATGCCGGCCATCGCCCGGGCCGCCGAGTCCTGGCCCGATCGGCCGGTGCGCTTCATCGTGCCCTTCCCGCCGGCCGGGGCCGCCGACATCGTGGGGCGGATGCTGGCCGCGCATCTCCAGGGCGCCTTCGGCAAGCCCTTCGTGGTGGAGAACCGGCCCGGTGCCGGCTCCTCCATCGGGGTGGACGTGCTGGCCAAGGCGCCGGCGGACGGCAGCGTGCTGGGAATGGGCAACATCGCGGCCAATGCGATCCTGCCGGCGGTGCAGCCGGGGCGGCTACCCTACGATCCGGTGAAGGATTTCACGGCGATCTCCAACCTGGTGGTGACGCCGTGCTGGCTGCTGGTGAACCCGGCGAAGCTGGACGTGCGGGACGTGGACGGGCTGGTCGCGGCGGCGAAGGCGCGGCCGGAGGCGATCAACTTCGGCTCCTCCGGGGTGGGCACCTCGCTGCACCTCGCCATGGAGATGTTCCTGCTGCGCGCCGGCATCCGCATGACGCATGTGCCCTTCAACGGCGGCTCCCCCGCGCTCCAGGCGCTGCTGGCCGGGACGGTGGAGGCGATGGTGGACACGGTCGCGACCTCCACCCAGCTGGTGCGAGAGGGTCGGCTGCGGCCGCTGGCCACCACCATGCCGCACCGGCTGGCGGACTGGCCCGACCTGCCGGCGCTGGTGGAGCGGTATCCGGGGACGGAGATGGCCTCCTGGCACGGGCTGCTGGGTCCGGCCGGGTTGCCGGCGCCGGTGGTGGAGAAGGTGGCGGTGGAGACCCGGCGCTTCCTCGCCCTGCCGGAGACGGTCCAGAAGTTCCGCGCCCAGACGCTGGAGCCGGCACCGACCACCCCGGCCGAGTTCGCCGCGTTCATGGCGAGCGAGGCCGCCCGCTATCGCGAGGTGGTGCAGAAGGCGGGCATCCGGGTGGAATAG
- a CDS encoding dihydrodipicolinate synthase family protein, translating into MPERVIPHGVLPVLPTPFGEDGAPDQAAFLALADFALTSGADGVVYPGMASEVETLTPEERAAMVAALGRHLGGKTPFIVGASDADPARAAARAAEGRAAGAIAAMVMAPPGAGREVARQAAYFRAVAAGVPGMALMLQNAPPPNGAGLSPEEVAAVCAEVPAIRTVKEETLPCGQHVSRILAATGGRLDGVLGGAGARFVLDELARGASGTMPAVEIVDAHVALWRAWGAGNQAEARRIYDATLPLLCFQMVFRVRATKEVLRRRGLLAHTAARAAGPKLDEGDQMEIGQLLATAAPVLPGPPPQGSAAAASMAPSAAPLS; encoded by the coding sequence ATGCCGGAACGGGTGATCCCCCATGGCGTGCTGCCGGTGCTGCCCACCCCCTTCGGCGAGGACGGCGCGCCGGACCAGGCGGCCTTCCTGGCGCTCGCGGACTTCGCCCTGACCTCCGGCGCGGACGGCGTCGTCTACCCGGGCATGGCGAGCGAGGTGGAGACGCTGACGCCCGAGGAACGCGCCGCCATGGTCGCCGCCCTGGGCCGGCACCTGGGCGGGAAGACCCCCTTCATCGTCGGCGCCTCGGATGCCGATCCCGCCCGCGCCGCCGCCCGCGCGGCGGAGGGACGCGCGGCCGGCGCCATCGCCGCCATGGTGATGGCCCCGCCCGGCGCCGGGCGCGAGGTGGCGAGGCAGGCCGCCTATTTCCGCGCGGTGGCGGCGGGCGTGCCGGGCATGGCGCTGATGCTGCAGAACGCCCCGCCGCCCAACGGCGCCGGCCTTTCGCCCGAGGAGGTGGCCGCCGTCTGCGCCGAGGTTCCCGCGATCCGCACCGTGAAGGAGGAGACGCTGCCCTGCGGCCAGCACGTCTCGCGCATCCTGGCGGCGACCGGCGGGCGGCTGGACGGCGTGCTGGGCGGCGCCGGCGCGCGCTTCGTGCTGGACGAGCTGGCGCGCGGGGCCAGCGGCACCATGCCGGCCGTGGAGATCGTGGACGCGCATGTCGCGCTGTGGCGCGCCTGGGGCGCCGGCAACCAGGCGGAGGCGCGGCGCATCTACGACGCGACGCTGCCGCTGCTGTGCTTCCAGATGGTCTTCCGCGTGCGCGCGACGAAGGAGGTGCTGCGGCGGCGCGGGTTGCTGGCGCACACCGCCGCGCGCGCGGCGGGGCCGAAGCTGGACGAGGGCGACCAGATGGAGATCGGCCAGCTCCTCGCCACCGCGGCGCCGGTGCTGCCGGGGCCGCCGCCGCAGGGGAGCGCCGCGGCCGCGTCGATGGCGCCCAGCGCGGCGCCGCTGTCGTGA
- a CDS encoding mandelate racemase/muconate lactonizing enzyme family protein produces the protein MTVPAPEAGALGTVGHSGDRIARLECFVIEVPRETPYLGPLRAGEAVNRRGYLVRRGNRTLYPTSDRSVLLRVTSRDGAVGWGETYGIVAPRAVVEIVEDVLAPVLEGAPVDAPAALHDALYDLMRVRGFFGGFYGDALAAVDIALWDLLGRRLGVPVSALLGGRRQATVPAYVSGLPAATLEARCDLARDWVGRGFRAVKFAAAVADDGAEAEIAALRRALGEGPEIMADLHWRHTAPEAIRLIRRMEAHRLSFAEAPCAPEDIEGQALVARGIGVPLALGEELRTVHEWLPRFERRCVGVAQPEMGRTGITEFHRIGVLAQGFGATVAPHASIGVGIFLAASLQAASTLDRLTWHEYQHSVFDAKRGFLDGDMDCAAGFYTVPTGPGLGVAPTAEALRHAA, from the coding sequence GTGACGGTCCCGGCGCCGGAGGCGGGCGCGCTCGGCACGGTCGGGCACAGCGGCGACCGCATCGCCCGGCTGGAATGCTTCGTGATCGAAGTGCCGCGCGAGACGCCCTATCTTGGCCCGCTGCGCGCGGGCGAGGCGGTGAACCGGCGCGGCTACCTGGTCCGGCGCGGCAACCGGACGCTCTACCCGACCAGCGACCGCTCCGTGCTGCTGCGCGTCACCTCGCGCGACGGGGCGGTGGGCTGGGGCGAGACCTACGGCATCGTCGCCCCGCGCGCGGTGGTGGAGATCGTCGAGGACGTGCTGGCCCCCGTGCTGGAGGGCGCGCCGGTGGATGCGCCGGCCGCGCTGCATGACGCGCTCTACGACCTGATGCGGGTGCGCGGCTTCTTCGGCGGCTTCTACGGCGACGCGCTGGCGGCGGTGGACATCGCGCTGTGGGACCTGCTGGGCCGGCGGCTGGGCGTGCCCGTCTCCGCGCTGCTGGGCGGGCGGCGGCAGGCCACCGTGCCGGCCTACGTCTCCGGCCTGCCGGCGGCGACGCTGGAGGCGCGCTGCGACCTCGCGCGCGACTGGGTGGGGCGCGGCTTCCGGGCGGTGAAGTTCGCGGCGGCCGTCGCGGATGACGGGGCGGAGGCGGAGATCGCCGCCCTGCGCCGCGCCCTGGGCGAGGGGCCGGAGATCATGGCCGACCTGCACTGGCGCCACACGGCGCCGGAGGCGATCCGGCTGATCCGCCGCATGGAGGCGCACCGCCTCTCCTTCGCCGAGGCCCCCTGCGCGCCCGAGGACATCGAGGGCCAGGCGCTGGTGGCGCGCGGCATCGGCGTGCCGCTGGCGCTGGGCGAGGAGCTGCGCACCGTGCACGAGTGGCTGCCGCGCTTCGAGCGGCGCTGCGTCGGCGTGGCGCAGCCGGAGATGGGCCGCACGGGCATCACCGAGTTCCACCGGATCGGCGTGCTGGCCCAGGGCTTCGGCGCCACCGTCGCGCCGCATGCCAGCATCGGCGTGGGCATCTTCCTCGCCGCCAGCCTGCAGGCGGCGAGCACGCTCGACCGGCTGACCTGGCACGAGTACCAGCACAGCGTCTTCGATGCGAAGCGCGGCTTCCTCGACGGGGACATGGACTGCGCCGCCGGCTTCTACACGGTGCCGACCGGCCCCGGGCTGGGCGTGGCGCCGAC